The Prunus persica cultivar Lovell chromosome G8, Prunus_persica_NCBIv2, whole genome shotgun sequence genome includes a region encoding these proteins:
- the LOC18766899 gene encoding zinc finger CCCH domain-containing protein 37 isoform X1 produces the protein MQIWYEVQVQSSEDKLAAAVASENSDVFALPERPSELPCAFYLKMGQCKFGPTCKFHHPKDIQIPSAEQENKIGEIGTTIQLEGTGFAVKPPALSFNSKGLPVSPGEPDCPFYLKTGSCKYGASWARLKRTEKAH, from the exons ATGCAAATTTGGTATGAGGTGCAAGTTCAATCATCCGAAGACAAACTAGCTGCTGCT GTTGCTTCAGAAAATTCTGATGTTTTTGCCTTACCTGAGAGGCCTTCTGAACTCCCATGTGCA TTCTACTTGAAAATGGGGCAATGTAAGTTTGGTCCAACCTGCAAATTTCATCATCCGAAAGATATCCAGATACCATCAGCCGAGCAAGAGAATAAAATTGGAGAAATTGGGACAACTATTCAGCTAGAGGGAACTGGATTTGCTGTGAAGCCTCCTGCACTATCATTTAACTCCAAGGGTCTTCCTGTAAGTCCG GGTGAACCCGATTGTCCATTCTACCTGAAAACTGGAAG TTGCAAGTATGGAGCCAGTTGGGCACGACTAAAGAGAACAGAAAAGGCACACTGA
- the LOC109950773 gene encoding uncharacterized protein LOC109950773 produces MISVHEDHVWEEYVKSHDDARGFRFKVIENWDDLVDLCGKDRATGEGAEIGVDATEVMTPTNEVDHVDMDGDTQDLEDIHVIDDISPTSTNGQKRRNRASNSSDTLPTKKRGVVKDVIADSIARMALSFEEFIRADTKNFDPAEVYAEVQAVPGFSENEQLKACAWLIENDKQF; encoded by the exons ATGATAAGTGTACATGAAGATCATGTTTGGGAAGAATATGTGAAG TCTCATGACGATGCTAGAGGTTTTCGATTTAAAGTTATAGAAAATTGGGATGATTTAGTAGATTTGTGTGGCAAAGATAGAGCCACTGGAGAAGGCGCTGAAATAGGTGTAGATGCAACTGAGGTTATGACTCCTACTAATGAAGTTGATCATGTTGATATGGATGGTGATACACAAGATTTAGAAGATATTCATGTTATTGATGATATTTCACCAACCTCAACAAATGgtcaaaagagaagaaatcgTGCATCAAATTCTTCTGATACTCTTCCTACAAAGAAAAGAGGTGTTGTCAAAGATGTTATTGCTGATTCGATTGCTAGAATGGCTTTATCATTTGAAGAGTTTATCCGTGCTGATACTAAGAATTTTGATCCAGCAGAGGTATATGCTGAAGTACAAGCAGTACCAGGTTTTAGTGAAAATGAACAACTCAAAGCATGTGCTTGGCTGATAGAAAATGACAAACAATTTTAG
- the LOC18766899 gene encoding zinc finger CCCH domain-containing protein 37 isoform X3, giving the protein MQIWYEVQVQSSEDKLAAAFYLKMGQCKFGPTCKFHHPKDIQIPSAEQENKIGEIGTTIQLEGTGFAVKPPALSFNSKGLPVSPGEPDCPFYLKTGSCKYGASWARLKRTEKAH; this is encoded by the exons ATGCAAATTTGGTATGAGGTGCAAGTTCAATCATCCGAAGACAAACTAGCTGCTGCT TTCTACTTGAAAATGGGGCAATGTAAGTTTGGTCCAACCTGCAAATTTCATCATCCGAAAGATATCCAGATACCATCAGCCGAGCAAGAGAATAAAATTGGAGAAATTGGGACAACTATTCAGCTAGAGGGAACTGGATTTGCTGTGAAGCCTCCTGCACTATCATTTAACTCCAAGGGTCTTCCTGTAAGTCCG GGTGAACCCGATTGTCCATTCTACCTGAAAACTGGAAG TTGCAAGTATGGAGCCAGTTGGGCACGACTAAAGAGAACAGAAAAGGCACACTGA
- the LOC18766899 gene encoding zinc finger CCCH domain-containing protein 37 isoform X2 yields the protein MQIWYEVQVQSSEDKLAAAVASENSDVFALPERPSELPCAFYLKMGQCKFGPTCKFHHPKDIQIPSAEQENKIGEIGTTIQLEGTGFAVKPPALSFNSKGLPGEPDCPFYLKTGSCKYGASWARLKRTEKAH from the exons ATGCAAATTTGGTATGAGGTGCAAGTTCAATCATCCGAAGACAAACTAGCTGCTGCT GTTGCTTCAGAAAATTCTGATGTTTTTGCCTTACCTGAGAGGCCTTCTGAACTCCCATGTGCA TTCTACTTGAAAATGGGGCAATGTAAGTTTGGTCCAACCTGCAAATTTCATCATCCGAAAGATATCCAGATACCATCAGCCGAGCAAGAGAATAAAATTGGAGAAATTGGGACAACTATTCAGCTAGAGGGAACTGGATTTGCTGTGAAGCCTCCTGCACTATCATTTAACTCCAAGGGTCTTCCT GGTGAACCCGATTGTCCATTCTACCTGAAAACTGGAAG TTGCAAGTATGGAGCCAGTTGGGCACGACTAAAGAGAACAGAAAAGGCACACTGA